The sequence below is a genomic window from Candidatus Babeliaceae bacterium.
CTATCCGCACCGCATACCTCAATAGATCCGGGTATTGATTTACGCAATAATTCGCCCTCTGCATTAAGTTCACACCAAATCAACCAAATATCAGAACTATTATTTACAATTTCAGCACATTCTAATACTCGTTGATCTATACTTTCTCGTCTTGCGCCACGTCTATCTGTTAAAGTTTGAGCTTCGATTGCAAATATATTACCGTCTTTCGGTTTTGTTTCGATAACATGTTGAACAATATTGAGTGGTGGTAATTCATACATAGAACCATCATATCCTAAATCACTAGGTGATCTTAACATTGCACCCCATGATGATACCCACTTCCAAAACTCAACCTTTGCATGGCCTTTTAACCGCCATTTATTAGCCAATTTCATATCGTTAATAAAAAACTCTGCCAACATTTCAGAATGTGACCTAACGCCTAAAAATTCAGCATGAGTGCCTAACTCTGTAAAATCATTTGGTGATGGTGTAGCGGTGCAGCATAATTTATAGGGTGTTTGTGCAAATGATAATAATAAATGACTTAATGTTTTGCTATTATTATGCTTAATACAGCTTGATTCATCCAACACAATACCAACAAAACGACTACAATCAAATAAATGTAATCTTGCATAGTTTGTTATGCTTATTCCTTGTTCAACATCATCTGCACAATGAACGTGCTTTATTTTAACGCCACATTGTAATCCCTCTTGTACTGTTTGTGGGGCAACGGCCAATGGCGCAAGGATTAAAATATCTTTTCCTGTATAGTGATGTACTGCATCAGCCCAAGCGCATAAAATCCTACTTTTACCTAAACCAGTATCAGCAAAAATAGCCGCACGTCCACGACGTAACGCCCAGTTTGCTAAATCTTCTTGGTGCGGGAATAGTCCTTTTACTCTTATTTTGCTATCTATGCCAACAGATGGCATAAAAGCTAATTTTTTATTGATAAATTCTTGATAATCACTGCTCATTTTTAAACTCTATTTCCATTTCATTTTTACGAACGGCTCATTATATAGATAAAATTATAAATATCAAACAAAATAAAATATATTTTCATAGCTCAAATAAAAGCTTTACATTATCCTAAAAATCATTAAACTGAACACAAGTTAAAAAAAATCATAAAAAAATAAGGACAAACAAAATGAACACACTACAAACAAAAAAAATCTATGTCGTTTCAATCGCGACAGGTGATTTTTATTACGGCGACGAAAATGATTATTGTGTTGCCGCGAACTCTATTAGAGAAGCGCGAAAAATTGCTATAGACGCAATGGAAGAGTTGGGAATGGGTAAACGTACCGATATTAGAAAAACGTTTGTTAGTGAAAGAGAAACTATTTATACACTATAGGACAATAGACATGAACATGAACACAAAAACATTTTATGACGTTAGAGACTTAAAATCGCCTCTTAATGTAATCTTGGCTTTGCCATTTGACATAACCGACGTCGAATTAGACATAGATTATAGTATTTATGGTTGTAATAGACCTGCTACTTTTGATGATCCAGAAGAACACCCTGAATTAGAGGTG
It includes:
- a CDS encoding DEAD/DEAH box helicase, coding for MSSDYQEFINKKLAFMPSVGIDSKIRVKGLFPHQEDLANWALRRGRAAIFADTGLGKSRILCAWADAVHHYTGKDILILAPLAVAPQTVQEGLQCGVKIKHVHCADDVEQGISITNYARLHLFDCSRFVGIVLDESSCIKHNNSKTLSHLLLSFAQTPYKLCCTATPSPNDFTELGTHAEFLGVRSHSEMLAEFFINDMKLANKWRLKGHAKVEFWKWVSSWGAMLRSPSDLGYDGSMYELPPLNIVQHVIETKPKDGNIFAIEAQTLTDRRGARRESIDQRVLECAEIVNNSSDIWLIWCELNAEGELLRKSIPGSIEVCGADSEEFKEKAMMDFAAGKIRVLISKSKIAGWGMNWQVCNNMAFVGVTDSFEAYYQSVRRCYRFGQKEQVNVHLFSCDTEGAVKDNLLRKEKRAKEMACELQSLVIDSVRSELLGFKKESNDYIPSVKIQLPVFL